The following coding sequences lie in one Apium graveolens cultivar Ventura chromosome 1, ASM990537v1, whole genome shotgun sequence genomic window:
- the LOC141676765 gene encoding LOW QUALITY PROTEIN: pentatricopeptide repeat-containing protein At4g14820-like (The sequence of the model RefSeq protein was modified relative to this genomic sequence to represent the inferred CDS: deleted 3 bases in 3 codons), with amino-acid sequence MLKRGSGVDRFSFPLVLKAAGKVKAVDEGMMVHGLVVKMGFADDSFVETGLVGMYAFCGEFECARKVFDRMTERDIVTWNIMIDGYCKSGLFDEVVLLLEEMKRCNIEADVKLFSTILSACGRAGNLEFGKAIHKIIVDDNVMIDYRTQSTLVTMYACCGSMDLAQDMFDKLNPKNVVASTAMVSGYSKQGQVDLARAIFGQMAKKDLICWSAMISGYAESDAPQEAIKLFGEMQDSGIYPDHVTMLSVISAGANVGALDQARWIDEFVKRNRFGDVLPINNALIDMYAKCGSLEDAREVFVHMRRKNVITWTTMISALAMHGDAINALKIFHQMKSENVEPNGVTFVGVLYACSHAGLVEEGIKLFASMVDEYGITPKHEHYGCMVDLMVRANLLREALQLIESMPFAPNVVIWGSLMSACKVHGEFELGEFAAKQLLKLDPDHDGAHVLLSNIYAKEKQWHSVGEVRQLMKHKGISKERGTSRIELNNEVHEFLTADKYHKQSDEIYTKLNEVVTDVKRIGYTPITSNVLTNLDEEEKKEAVLWHSEKLALSYGLLSRETGTCIHIIKNLRICEDCHTFMKLVSDVYKTEIVVRDRTRFHHYKNGVCSCNDYW; translated from the exons ATGCTCAAGAGAGGAAGTGGGGTTGATAGGTTTAGTTTTCCGCTTGTACTTAAGGCGGCGGGGAAAGTTAAGGCGGTGGATGAAGGGATGATGGTTCATGGGTTGGTTGTTAAGATGGGGTTTGCGGATGATTCGTTTGTCGAGACGGGGTTGGTGGGAATGTATGCGTTTTGTGGGGAATTTGAGTGTGCACGgaaggtgtttgatagaatgaCTGAGAGAGATATTGTTACGTGGAATATTATGATTGATGG GTACTGCAAGAGTGGATTGTTTGATGAAGTGGTGTTACTTTTGGAAGAGATGAAGAGGTGTAATATTGAGGCGGATGTGAAATTGTTTTCGACTATTCTTTCTGCTTGTGGTCGTGCGGGTAATTTGGAGTTTGGGAAAGCTATTCACAAAATAATTGTTGATGATAATGTCATGATTGATTATCGTACGCAGAGCACCCTTGTTACTATGTATGCGTGTTGTGGTTCTATGGACTTGGCTCAGGATATGTTTGATAAGTTGAATCCGAAGAATGTAGTTGCTTCAACTGCTATGGTTTCAGGGTATTCAAAACAGGGACAGGTTGATTTGGCCCGCGCGATCTTTGGTCAGATGGCAAAAAAGGATTTGATCTGCTGGAGTGCGATGATTTCTGGTTATGCGGAGAGTGATGCGCCTCAAGAAGCTATAAAGTTATTTGGTGAAATGCAAGACTCCGGAATATATCCTGATCATGTGACCATGTTAAGTGTTATTTCAGCTGGTGCAAATGTAGGAGCACTGGATCAGGCTAGATGGATCGACGAATTTGTCAAAAGAAATAGATTTGGGGATGTTTTGCCAATAAATAATGCCCTTATCGATATGTATGCCAAGTGTGGAAGTCTTGAGGATGCAAGAGAAGTTTTTGTTCACATGCGACGAAAAAATGTCATAACTTGGACTACTATGATCTCTGCATTAGCTATGCACGGGGATGCCATTAATGCCCTAAAGATATTTCATCAGATGAAGTCTGAAAATGTTGAGCCCAATGGAGTGACATTTGTTGGTGTTTTATATGCATGTAGCCATGCAGGATTGGTT GAGGAAGGTATAAAGCTTTTTGCATCAATGGTGGATGAGTATGGCATAACACCGAAGCACGAACACTATGGTTGCATGGTAGATCTC ATGGTCCGTGCTAATCTTCTTAGGGAAGCTCTCCAGCTTATAGAGAGTATGCCTTTTGCTCCAAATGTTGTAATTTGGGGATCCCTTATGTCTGCTTGTAAAGTACATGGTGAGTTTGAATTGGGGGAGTTTGCTGCAAAACAGCTTCTGAAGCTAGACCCTGATCATGACGGTGCCCATGtcctcttatcaaatatttatGCCAAAGAAAAACAATGGCACAGTGTCGGAGAGGTGAGGCAGTTAATGAAACACAAAGGTATATCAAAGGAACGGGGAACTAGTAGGATTGAGCTAAACAACGAAGTCCACGAGTTTTTGACAGCAGACAAGTACCATAAACAATCAGATGAGATCTACACAAAGCTAAATGAGGTAGTCACTGACGTAAAGCGAATAGGTTATACACCGATTACCTCCAATGTATTGACTAATTtagatgaagaagaaaaaaaGGAAGCAGTGTTGTGGCATAGTGAAAAATTGGCACTCTCTTATGGGCTGTTGTCCAGGGAA ACTGGGACATGCATTCATATTATCAAGAACCTCAGGATATGTGAGGACTGTCATACTTTCATGAAGCTTGTATCAGACGTGTATAAGACGGAAATTGTTGTCAGAGATAGAACTAGATTTCATCATTATAAAAATGGTGTTTGTTCATGTAATGACTACTGGTAA